One Pieris napi chromosome 22, ilPieNapi1.2, whole genome shotgun sequence genomic region harbors:
- the LOC125060600 gene encoding 40-kDa huntingtin-associated protein, with amino-acid sequence MSTDLGASFNEQYVNINTKLKKRFMRRPNISEATNEFIGLAIQCENCEQPTFAGQTYIGAAKCEASAGNILGEAENYIAAARQFMKAEKKLVSLKFDSPDRENLEAAIGCFLQALHKYPEKSPLRASILLEIANDLLEINHKLEAITYFKQALDIIQDETMKLMCMIKLFKMQIDSGKLDLALQTGNSITDLKCHVPERILAEIQVSRVLLALHVEMNDKNRTDSLKNLFTDLLNDDEENDTLQFNPDLKLKLQSIIISSNLEDQQALIAISMDTKPYLTDQQWDLLQSLISKKQED; translated from the exons atgtCGACAGACTTAGGTGCTAGTTTCAATGaacaatatgtaaatattaacacGAAGTTGAAGAA GCGTTTTATGCGCCGACCTAATATATCAGAAGCTACGAACGAGTTCATTGGTCTTGCAATCCAGTGTGAGAACTGTGAGCAACCAACTTTTGCTGGGCAAACTTATATTGGTGCGGCAAAATGTGAGGCTTCTGCTGGAAATATTTTAGGAGAAGCTGAAAATTATATTGCAGCTGCAAGACAATTTATGAAAGCTGAAAAAAAGCTAGTCTCACTTAAATTTGATAGTCCAGATAGAGAAAACTTGGAG GCAGCTATTGGATGTTTCTTGCAAGCATTACACAAGTATCCAGAAAAATCTCCACTCCGTGCATCAATACTATTGGAAATCGCTAATGATCTCTTGGAGATAAATCATAAGCTGGAAGccataacatattttaaacaagcTTTGGATATAATACAGGATGAAACTATGAAACTGATGTGTATGATTAAGCTTTTTAAAATGCAAATAGACAGTG gaAAGCTGGATTTAGCTTTACAAACTGGTAATTCAATAACAGATCTGAAATGTCATGTACCTGAAAGAATATTAGCTGA GATACAAGTAAGTAGAGTACTTTTAGCTCTACATGTGGAAATGAATGATAAGAATAGGACTGATTCTTTGAAAAATCTGTTTACTGACCTGCTTAATGATGATGAAGAAAATGACa cttTACAATTTAACCCTGATTTAAAATTGAAGCTACAGTCTATTATAATTTCAAGCAACTTGGAGGACCAACAGGCATTAATTGCTATTAGTATGGACACAAAACCATATCTTACCGATCAACAATGGGATTTACTTCAATCATTAATCAGTAAAAAACAAGAAgattaa
- the LOC125060599 gene encoding serine/threonine-protein kinase RIO3, whose translation MSNPWKKVSADVQSLSDIMSEEYAKGLQTQEELKFAEQISDCHITTSEPTDLSPDVLKQIEESNVKEYCDSDAIIAKVLQCQFDKEFDDELKRVEKKKNGESKVSVSFDNYRMVPEHLVYDSESGDEDVIEKKDWDRFETNEKEFARLPKRGFIMKDGEMVTKHDSVINGRRNACKVMAFPPEICTGDGAGFDMKLPNHVFNQLKEHTRWNTARKHKMLDRKESHATAEMGLDEPTRLILFKLINNGLFEDINGVISTGKESVVLHANSDQSYPDMILPKECAIKVFKTTLNEFKTRDKYIEADYRFKDRFSKQNPRKIVHMWAEKEMHNMMRIQKVGLNCPEMVCLKKHVLVMSFIGKDNKPAPKLRDVILKPDQWESVYNEIVDSMHKLYNVGHLVHADLSEYNILWWENKCWFIDVSQSVQPDHPSGLEFLLRDCRNMINFFEKKGVGNMKTVDELFKYITGYDEVDVNMLEGVHTIYNSLSSRFEVSLDDNRNVSYPFEYCWLKSNEKPKANNKDSESDDEFDEMWIHSQKNKVMDTATNFANEIKVNNPIIDKNINTGNVIEVPLVIDGDMSSIDKKS comes from the exons atgtcgAATCCCTGGAAAAAAGTATCTGCAGATGTTCAGAGTTTGTCTGATATAATGTCTGAAGAATATGCCAAAGGCTTGCAAACACAAGAGGAGCTGAAATTTGCAGAGCAGATTTCCGATTGCCATATTACCACTTCGGAGCCAACCGATTTGTCTCCTGATGTCTTAAAACAGATCGAAGAATCTAACGTAAAGGAGTATTGCGATTCGGATGCAATTATTGCGAAAGTTTTACAATGCCAGTTCGACAAAGAGTTTGACGATGAGTTAAAACGAGttgaaaagaaaaagaatGGAGAATCCAAGGTTTCTGTTTCTTTCGACAATTATCGTATGGTACCTGAACATTTAGTATATGATTCTGAATCTGGTGACGAAGATGTTATCGAAAAGAAAGATTGGGACAGATTTGAAACAAATGAGAAAGAATTTGCACGTCTTCCAAAAAGAGGTTTTATTATGAAGGACGGTGAAATGGTTACAAAGCATGATAGTGTAATTAATGGGCGTAGAAATGCCTGCAAAGTGATGGCTTTCCCTCCTGAAATATGTACTGGGGATGGAGCTGGTTTTGATATGAAATTACCGAATCACGTGTTCAACCAACTAAAAGAGCATACACGATGGAATACTGCCCGTAAACATAAGATGTTAGACAGAAAAGAGAGTCATGCCACAGCTGAAATGGGACTTGATGAACCAACAAGACTAATTCTCTTCAAACTTATTAACAATGGTCTGTTTGAGGATATAAACGGAGTTATATCGACGGGAAAAGAATCTGTGGTCCTTCATGCAAACAGTGACCAATCTTACCCAGACATGATACTTCCTAAAGAGTGTgctattaaagtttttaaaaccaCGCTCAATGAATTCAAAACAAGAGACAAATATATTGAAGCTGATTATAGGTTTAAGGATCGCTTTTCAAAACAGAATCCTCGCAAGATAGTCCACATGTGGGCAGAGAAAGAAATGCACAATATGATGAGGATTCAAAAAGTAGGGCTTAATTGCCCTGAAATGGTGTGCTTGAAGAAGCATGTTCTTGTTATGTCTTTTATTGGTAAAGATAATAAGCCAGCTCCAAAGTTGAGAGATGTAATACTGAAACCTGATCAATGGGAAAGTGTTTATAATGAGATTGTGGACTCTATGCACAAACTCTACAATGTAGGCCACTTAGTACATGCAGATCTGTCAGAGTACAATATCCTGTGGTGGGAAAATAAATGTTGGTTCATTGACGTCTCGCAGTCTGTACAGCCTGATCACCCAAGTGGGTTGGAGTTCCTTTTGAGAGATTGCCGTAATATGATCAAT tTCTTTGAGAAGAAAGGTGTAGGAAATATGAAAACAGTTGATGAATTGTTCAAATATATAACTGGGTATGACGAAGTTGATGTTAATATGCTTGAAGGTGTTCACACTATTTACAACTCATTGTCTTCCCGATTTGAAGTATCGTTGGATGATAATCGTAATGTCAGCTATCCATTTGAATATTGCTGGCTTAAATCTAATGAAAAGCCAAAGGCCAACAACAAGGACTCTGAAAGTGATGATGAATTTGATGAAATGTGGATACATTCTcagaaaaataaagtaatggATACTGCAACTAACTTTGCTAatgaaattaaagttaataatcCTATTATTGACAAGAATATTAACACTGGCAATGTTATTGAAGTTCCACTGGTTATTGATGGAGATATGAGTAGTATTgacaaaaaatcttaa
- the LOC125060901 gene encoding uncharacterized protein LOC125060901, whose protein sequence is MPGRHLPEDNQVIYGLEPMFESPNFEIAYVVMGICVYICALFLANVTALNLVILGYVEAQMITLSIELQNLWKNADSFCKTHALSYIQDDVTKNKIKNIFTNECLKDIVLFHIHNVSIIKEFEDVFRVTKAIELMCIIFSIVTELLGGIENTYLQMTCTFVLIFIESLAGQKLMDASCMFEKAVYDCNWENFDRSNMKIVAIILPSAQKTLNITAGGMTVLNFTCFLSVIKFSYSVYNTLRLKV, encoded by the exons ATGCCAGGACGACATCTACCAGAGGACAATCAAGTAATATATG GTTTGGAGCCAATGTTTGAATCGCCGAATTTCGAAATTGCGTACGTCGTGATGGGCATTTGCGTATATATCTGCGCTCTTTTCCTAGCTAATGTGACAGCACTTAATTTGGTTATTCTTGGATATGTCGAGGCACAAATGATAACCCTCAGTATTGAGCTTCAAAACTTATGGAAAAACGCCGACTCCTTTTGCAAAACTCATGCACTATCGTATATTCAAGACGATGTTACGAAGAACAAAATTAAGAACATTTTTACGAACGAATGTTTGAAAGATATAGTTCTATTTCATATACATAACGTTAGTATTATTAAAGAGTTTGAAGATGTATTTCGTGTTACAAAAGCCATAGAATTAATGtgcattatattttcaattgtAACTGAATTGTTAGGTGGCATCGAAAACACTTATCTACAAATGACATGTACGTTTGTGTTGATATTTATAGAAAGTCTAGCTGGACAAAAATTGATGGATGCATCATGTATGTTCGAAAAAGCCGTCTATGATTGCAATTGGGAAAATTTCGATAGGAGTAATATGAAAATTGTGGCGATAATTTTGCCGAGCGCTCAAAAGACTTTGAATATAACGGCTGGCGGTATGACCGTACTGAATTTTACTTGTTTTCtttctgtaataaaatttagttacTCGGTATATAATACTCTACGATTGAAggtttga
- the LOC125060902 gene encoding 60S ribosomal protein L34 — protein MVQRLTFRRRLSYNTKSNQRRIVRTPGGRLVYQYVKKPKKIPRCGQCKSKLRGIQPARPAERSRLCYRKKTVKRVYGGVLCHKCVKQRIVRAFLIEEQKIVKVLKAQQATARVGKKPAK, from the exons ATGGTACAGCGTCTAACGTTTAGACGACGATTGTCGTACAATACCAAATCAAACCAGAGAAGAAT AGTTCGAACACCTGGTGGACGCCTTGTTTATCAGTATGTCAAGAAGCCCAAGAAGATCCCAAGATGTGGTCAGTGCAAAAGCAAACTCAGAGGTATTCAACCTGCTCGCCCAGCTGAGCGTTCCAGACTTTGCTACCGCAAAAAAACAGTCAAGCGTGTATATGGTGGTGTACTCTGTCACAAATGTGTAAAGCAACGCATTGTCAGAGCATTCCTCATTGAAGAACAGAAGATTGTTAAGGTTCTTAAAGCACAGCAAGCCACAGCAAGAGTTGGAAAAAAGCCTGCGAAATGA